The region AAAACCTCCCCGAACAGGGAGACGCGCCGCGAGCCGCCGAGACTGAAAGTCTTGGACAGGCGCAGGTCGAGGTTGTAGGACCAGCGGCCGCGGAAATAGTTGATCCCGCCGACCGGCTTGCCGTTGCGGAAACTCATCCAGCTCATATCCCCGGCCTGGTTCCGGCGGGCGTTTTCTCCACCGTAGCCGAGCCTGGTGTAAGCCGGCGCTCCGCTCTCCAGGGTGAAGACCGAGTTGAGCCTGACGTTTCTGAGGATGGCGCCGGCCAGAGTGCCGGGGTCGAAATCCTCCGGGAAAACGTAGTTCAGGTTGGCCGACAGCTTATGAGTCACATCACCCTCGATCGGGCGGATTTCATCCGGCGGACGGTACTCCTCGCCGGTGGTCGGGTCGATGAACAGGCTCCAGTAACTGGTCGTATTGTAACGGCTGCCAGTGGTCCTGGAGAAACCCAGGGTGTACATGAGATTGTAGCTGAAGTTGTTGCTGAAACGCTTGCGGATGGTCAGGTCCATCCCCTTTATATTGCCGTTGTCCTGGTTGGTGAAACCGGTCACGTTCCCGCGGATCCTGCGGCCCGTTCTCCACTGCGTGTAATCGCGGAAAAAGTCTTTTTCGGCCACGTTGCCCATTACGTCGCGGTAGTAGGCCACGATGTCAAAGACTATGTCGCTGCCGATCAGGTAGGAGATACCGGCCTCGTATGAGTCGGTGCGGGAGAAATCCAGGCCGCCCGGGTTCTCGCCGCTGAAAATGAAGCTCAGGCTGGGCAGCTGGGTGAACACGCCGTAGGAGAACCTGAGCTGGGTCTTGTCGGTCACCGGGAAGCCGACATCGAAACGCGGTGACCACTCGTCGATGGTCTTGACGAAGTAATTCTCGGCCCACTGGTCCCCGTTGCGGAAACCCCAGTTATCCACCGGGTCGAACGAGTCGTAGCGGATGCCGTAATCGAAAACGAAATCACCCAGGTCGGTCCGGTTCTGAGCATAGAACGCCATCATGTTGGGTTTGTACTCGAACTCGTTGCCGATATCGCGACGGCGGCTCATGTTGTGCAGCTCGAACATGTCGTTGCTGAAATCGGTGTACTGGAACCCTACCTTGGCGCGGTTCCGGCGGTTGAGCTGGAAATCGACATCCGCCTTGTAGTTGTTCTGCCATTCCCGCTGGTAGAAATAGCTCAACCAGTAGAGGTCCTGCTGGTCGGTGGCGTTGAAAGGCGTCTCGAAAAGATATTGAGTGTGCCAGGGCCCCAACCCGTCGGAATAGTACAGTCTCGCCTCCTGGCTTCCCTCCAGGGGCAGGTTGGTGACGCTTTTCTTATAGGTGATGACCTGGTCGTTGACTCGCCTTATGAAATCGACTTCTTCCTGGGGGATGGTCTCGACCTCAAAGGGCAGGTCGTGCATGGACCAGCCCATGAAAGTGGTGTTGTCGGAGCGGACATAATTGTCCGCAATGCTCGAGCTGGTGATGTCCTGCACACGCATTCTGGAGTAGCGGAACTGCAGCGTGGCGTTGCGCTCGGTGCTTTTCAGGAAATCCCAGTTCGCCCCCAGCATCAGGTTCGAGGTGCGGGTCCTTCTGCCGAAGGCCTGGGGGATATAGCAATACCATTGCCCGTTCTCCTGCCAGTCACCCTTGGCCGCACTCCAGGTCCTGTCCGGAAGATCGGACTGCGATGCGATCCCGGTGGGGAAATAGCTCCCGTTATCGTTGTCCGGATAGGAGTTCTGGTTGCGGGAAAAGTTGAAGGTGCTCAGGAATTGCAGCCCCTTGTGCGGATAGTAGGTCAGCTTGCCGGACACAAGTGTCCGGTCGGACCAGTTGCCCGGTATGCGCACCGGGTTGCCCGGGCTGAAAAGAGAGGCGCTCTTGCCGGTCTTGCCGCTGTAATACTCGGCCCCTTT is a window of bacterium DNA encoding:
- a CDS encoding carboxypeptidase regulatory-like domain-containing protein, which encodes MLLFAVEAPAQLNTSKVEGYVRDKDTGKPVAGAQVTVDGTRLGNVSNADGYYFILNVPPGNRSLTAAFTGYQKTTISGNLILAGQTVTVNFSLSSTVVELQGITIEGQAEVLVPRDNTVSKQRLTAEKLQETPATKLEDMLVLEAGVQVGGDGSMARGLRIRGGRLGEEAMVVDGVTVRNYTADPFKSGLGWVWEQEEGSLAEDATPLDFSTGAVEEVDILTGGFQAEYGNAQSGIVNIVTKEGTSDWKGNARFTSDGLNPRTADYGYNQLQAGLGGPVPMLPNAYLQFNGELQGVADRTPTHADEGFRGVNQTFVDRLNESVRNDIVLGNMLPVFSLDEFRKGAEYYSGKTGKSASLFSPGNPVRIPGNWSDRTLVSGKLTYYPHKGLQFLSTFNFSRNQNSYPDNDNGSYFPTGIASQSDLPDRTWSAAKGDWQENGQWYCYIPQAFGRRTRTSNLMLGANWDFLKSTERNATLQFRYSRMRVQDITSSSIADNYVRSDNTTFMGWSMHDLPFEVETIPQEEVDFIRRVNDQVITYKKSVTNLPLEGSQEARLYYSDGLGPWHTQYLFETPFNATDQQDLYWLSYFYQREWQNNYKADVDFQLNRRNRAKVGFQYTDFSNDMFELHNMSRRRDIGNEFEYKPNMMAFYAQNRTDLGDFVFDYGIRYDSFDPVDNWGFRNGDQWAENYFVKTIDEWSPRFDVGFPVTDKTQLRFSYGVFTQLPSLSFIFSGENPGGLDFSRTDSYEAGISYLIGSDIVFDIVAYYRDVMGNVAEKDFFRDYTQWRTGRRIRGNVTGFTNQDNGNIKGMDLTIRKRFSNNFSYNLMYTLGFSRTTGSRYNTTSYWSLFIDPTTGEEYRPPDEIRPIEGDVTHKLSANLNYVFPEDFDPGTLAGAILRNVRLNSVFTLESGAPAYTRLGYGGENARRNQAGDMSWMSFRNGKPVGGINYFRGRWSYNLDLRLSKTFSLGGSRRVSLFGEV